A portion of the Paenibacillus sp. PvR098 genome contains these proteins:
- a CDS encoding nitroreductase family protein yields MYVKDGLYSDFMDVVKHRRAVRGYQTKPVSDEIINSLLESARWGPSGANSQPWEFIVVKDPEMTRKIGEIYVDYYDRQYLNTDPGFPVDSKRWMLNVPVYLIPLVDPRLKRAYPQIEDRTCEEILHHSVGGALLLVWLAATTFGLATTSASTFQFHRDRLKELFDIPDGFDIPCTLPIGYPVNYQQTRYRHDKEMIVHEGTYDRSRWLDDEQFYARMDLVRRSRYRGDGQLIPAFGGTKSSDIPD; encoded by the coding sequence ATGTATGTGAAGGATGGACTGTATTCGGATTTTATGGATGTTGTCAAGCATCGCCGTGCGGTTCGGGGCTATCAGACGAAACCGGTATCAGACGAGATTATCAACAGTCTTTTGGAATCAGCCAGATGGGGGCCGTCAGGAGCGAATAGCCAGCCTTGGGAGTTCATTGTCGTAAAGGATCCGGAAATGACCCGAAAAATCGGAGAAATTTACGTGGATTACTATGACCGGCAGTATTTGAACACAGATCCGGGCTTTCCCGTAGACTCAAAGCGGTGGATGTTGAATGTACCGGTTTATCTTATTCCGCTCGTTGATCCCCGGCTAAAGAGGGCCTATCCGCAAATTGAAGATAGGACATGCGAGGAAATTCTGCATCATTCCGTTGGCGGGGCTCTCTTGCTTGTTTGGTTGGCGGCAACAACCTTTGGGCTCGCTACAACATCGGCGTCGACATTTCAATTTCATCGCGACAGATTAAAAGAATTGTTCGACATACCCGACGGCTTCGATATCCCGTGTACGCTGCCGATCGGCTATCCAGTAAATTATCAGCAAACGCGATATCGGCATGACAAAGAGATGATCGTTCATGAGGGAACCTATGACCGCAGCCGATGGCTGGACGACGAACAGTTCTATGCAAGAATGGACTTGGTCCGCCGATCCAGATATCGCGGCGACGGGCAGTTAATCCCTGCTTTCGGCGGCACGAAAAGCTCGGATATTCCAGATTAA
- a CDS encoding LysR family transcriptional regulator has protein sequence MDIDQLKTFVQIVELKSYSKAALSLHISQPTVSTRIRALEEELKQKLLHRQGKIIQLTPAGEYFFEQSKKIIAASDEATKTLLEFSSYSEFSIGVTPLCARYLLSDIIPGLQKHYGYIPLNIRTVSQPYQLIEMFSKGIIDVVLLSAYNIAKANHVELLWKEPTVLVSSPERAMVGNVKAHDLTRYPLALLSPEKDVYHYSHQLIELCKEEQIELKPQMVIDNLELAKQLVKQGNIITFLPYLCVEEEIQSGQMVEIPCHLSKDLSSSIYFFYRASPHKELFSLFYNLLKESANQRKSILNETFAD, from the coding sequence ATGGATATCGATCAACTCAAAACATTCGTACAGATCGTGGAATTAAAAAGCTATTCCAAAGCGGCATTGAGCTTGCATATATCCCAACCGACGGTAAGCACACGTATCCGCGCATTGGAAGAAGAACTCAAGCAAAAATTGCTGCACCGGCAAGGTAAAATCATACAATTGACACCGGCGGGTGAATATTTTTTTGAGCAATCCAAAAAAATCATAGCTGCTTCGGATGAAGCGACAAAGACGCTTCTGGAATTTTCGTCGTACTCCGAGTTTTCAATAGGTGTTACCCCCCTATGCGCACGGTATTTACTGTCGGATATTATTCCCGGCCTTCAGAAGCATTATGGATATATACCATTGAACATCAGAACCGTAAGCCAACCTTATCAATTAATTGAGATGTTCTCTAAAGGAATTATAGATGTGGTTCTGCTCTCCGCTTACAACATTGCAAAAGCAAATCATGTAGAATTGCTCTGGAAGGAGCCGACCGTTCTGGTATCAAGTCCGGAGAGAGCCATGGTCGGTAATGTTAAGGCCCATGATCTCACCCGATACCCTTTGGCCCTGCTCAGCCCGGAAAAGGATGTTTATCACTACAGCCATCAATTGATAGAGCTATGTAAAGAGGAACAGATTGAATTAAAGCCCCAAATGGTAATTGATAACCTGGAGCTGGCTAAGCAGTTGGTCAAGCAGGGCAATATCATAACGTTTCTTCCTTATCTTTGTGTGGAAGAAGAAATACAATCGGGTCAAATGGTGGAAATCCCATGCCATCTGTCGAAGGACCTATCAAGCAGTATTTACTTTTTTTACCGGGCAAGTCCGCATAAAGAACTGTTTTCCCTATTTTATAATCTTTTAAAAGAAAGCGCTAACCAAAGGAAAAGTATTCTTAACGAAACTTTTGCGGATTAG
- a CDS encoding transporter substrate-binding domain-containing protein yields the protein MKYWCPRALLIFKLLILVILLASCGTKKTLQVGIENNLKPLSYVENEEKKGFEIELWDAIAKEAGFKYELKPMGMGEMVKAVESGKIDAGIAGITLKSNRMKKIDFTTPYYDTGLVLVTAADNQNIQSAKDLEKKVVATRIGTTGYDFLSKQKGIKEVQAYPDISQAYQALMDKKVDAVIFDEPNAKYFVQHSGKGKIKMVGKTLTNEQYAIALTKRSRYTGRISNALRTLSKNGTYERIYMKWFNEKPKSLPGDKE from the coding sequence TTGAAATACTGGTGTCCGAGAGCCTTGCTGATCTTCAAGCTTTTGATCTTAGTCATCCTTTTAGCCTCATGCGGAACGAAAAAAACGTTGCAAGTGGGTATAGAAAACAATCTCAAGCCGCTGAGTTATGTTGAGAATGAGGAAAAAAAGGGCTTTGAAATCGAATTATGGGACGCGATTGCCAAGGAAGCCGGATTCAAATATGAACTCAAACCCATGGGGATGGGTGAAATGGTGAAGGCGGTGGAATCAGGAAAAATCGATGCCGGCATCGCTGGGATCACCCTTAAAAGCAATCGCATGAAAAAAATAGATTTTACTACCCCTTATTATGACACAGGCCTTGTTTTGGTTACAGCGGCGGATAATCAAAATATCCAAAGTGCCAAGGATTTAGAAAAGAAAGTGGTCGCCACCCGAATCGGAACAACCGGATATGATTTCTTGAGTAAACAAAAAGGGATCAAGGAAGTGCAGGCATACCCGGATATATCTCAAGCCTATCAGGCGTTAATGGATAAGAAGGTAGATGCCGTGATTTTCGATGAACCGAATGCCAAATATTTTGTTCAACATAGCGGGAAAGGAAAAATAAAAATGGTGGGTAAAACGCTGACCAACGAACAATATGCTATTGCTTTAACCAAAAGGAGCCGCTATACCGGCCGGATCAGTAACGCTTTACGTACGCTTTCCAAAAACGGAACGTATGAGCGGATTTATATGAAATGGTTTAATGAAAAACCAAAATCTTTACCTGGTGATAAAGAATAA
- a CDS encoding DUF421 domain-containing protein, with translation MPDWLEVGLRTLFAVVILFLMTRLLGKRQISQLSFFEYITGITIGSLAAYISLDMEATWYLGLVSLFVWVMVSLGIEFLQMKSKRLRDFIDSKATVLIKDGKVLEDNIKKERLSTDELLQQLRKKNVFKTADVEFAVIEPSGEINVLVKKEHQPLTPSHLGITVGPEQEPQTVIMDGKMMDEPLATMGLSREWLYTELGKVGVTIENVFLGQVDSYGQLYVDLYDDQLKVPAPQQKASLLAQLKKCEADMEMFGLSTDNEAVKQMYMQCSNQLEHIIADVKPLLIR, from the coding sequence ATGCCCGATTGGTTAGAGGTCGGTTTGCGAACCTTGTTCGCTGTGGTAATTCTTTTCTTGATGACAAGGCTCTTGGGGAAGCGGCAAATTTCCCAGCTTTCTTTTTTCGAGTACATTACCGGCATTACCATCGGCAGCCTTGCCGCATACATTTCATTAGATATGGAAGCTACTTGGTATTTGGGATTGGTATCTTTATTTGTTTGGGTAATGGTTTCTTTAGGAATAGAATTCTTACAAATGAAAAGTAAAAGGTTACGCGATTTCATTGACAGCAAAGCGACCGTACTCATCAAGGACGGTAAAGTTCTCGAAGATAACATAAAGAAAGAACGCCTGTCAACGGATGAACTGCTCCAGCAGCTTCGAAAAAAGAATGTGTTCAAAACAGCTGACGTCGAATTTGCGGTCATTGAACCTAGCGGAGAAATCAACGTTCTTGTCAAAAAAGAACACCAGCCCTTAACCCCCTCTCATTTGGGTATTACAGTCGGACCGGAGCAGGAACCTCAGACGGTGATTATGGACGGCAAAATGATGGATGAGCCTCTCGCAACAATGGGATTAAGTCGGGAATGGCTTTATACCGAGCTGGGGAAGGTGGGTGTAACCATCGAGAACGTGTTTCTGGGGCAAGTCGATTCATACGGGCAGCTGTATGTCGATTTATATGATGATCAGCTTAAAGTTCCCGCGCCGCAGCAGAAGGCTTCATTATTGGCGCAATTAAAGAAATGCGAAGCGGACATGGAGATGTTCGGGCTCTCAACGGATAATGAGGCTGTAAAACAAATGTATATGCAATGCTCAAACCAGCTTGAACACATCATTGCTGACGTAAAACCATTACTCATTCGGTAA
- a CDS encoding EAL domain-containing protein, which produces MHNRNFLISSSFLGLMLLFTLAYLGNFVNLSLFYGVDFLFGSIFILILLKWYGLKWALIGSVIASSYTFLLWNHPYAMIVFICETIFIGVLYRQKTSNLVLLVALFWVFLGMPMVWLSYHYVLDMNATATLTVMLKDAVNGIFNALIASLILTFWPTPNGSGLHSKKASISFYDTLFNIFVALIIFPILLITVMVGQERVSTIHSDIQQVTEAQSEIILNDISHWRNHHLHAVEQLSTLASVTDLEDVGNLQLLTTHFTRQFPDFHNMYIADAKGTTIAIEPLYNQDGDSTLGLNFSDRPYFQQLIEKTRPVISGVFWERGAVSEPIVNISVPILIEHQFQGAAVGALNLNYINEKIKTMTGQTNLHVTILDHHQNVITSTRPAAVVLTPYNWQQGGEIRSLTSDLYHWFPEEIKNPMHRWEKSSYVKIMKMKEHAEWTIIVESPMALYRDSLYVFYNKILAILLLFGLVAIFTSTIISRSIVNPITQLADTTTDLPDKIMGKNSVHWPVSFMSEIVILIHNFKMMAEKLQKMFHEIQYLAYYDSLTALPNRLLFKQQTEAILKQTKIEGQTAAILFFDLDRFKVINDTLGHSTGDLLLQKVAERLRNCFRHDDVLSRMGGDEFTAVLPNITREQTAEVARRILDAVSQPIHIKGHELFITASIGIGMYPDDGLDHQALVKNADQAMYSAKDKGKNTYSFYTEEMDEASSNQIILETMMHKALDQQEFLLYYQPKMNAMSGALTGLEALIRWPHPEKGWISPADFIPAAEETGLIHPIGEWVLRCACAQNKAWQDAGYPAVSVSVNLSVRQFREQSLVHLISEVLQETGLDPQYLELEITENISVHNMEYVLSVLHQIKRLGVKISIDDFGTGYSSLSYLKKFPIDQLKIDQSFIRDIQHQREDYAIVKAIISMAHSLGLNVVAEGVETEGQFSLLRKMNCNEIQGFFVSEPFPPEQIEKVLTTK; this is translated from the coding sequence TTGCATAACAGAAACTTTTTAATCTCAAGTTCATTCCTTGGTTTGATGCTGCTGTTTACATTAGCTTACTTGGGTAACTTTGTTAACCTGTCTCTCTTTTATGGAGTCGACTTTTTGTTTGGAAGTATCTTTATCTTGATTCTATTGAAATGGTATGGATTGAAGTGGGCGCTGATCGGATCGGTCATTGCCAGCAGTTATACTTTCCTTTTGTGGAATCACCCGTACGCCATGATTGTTTTTATCTGCGAAACGATATTCATTGGCGTTCTATATCGGCAAAAAACAAGCAATCTTGTTCTATTAGTCGCTTTGTTTTGGGTTTTTCTCGGTATGCCGATGGTTTGGTTATCGTATCATTATGTATTGGATATGAACGCCACCGCCACTTTAACGGTGATGCTCAAGGATGCGGTTAACGGTATTTTTAATGCATTAATCGCAAGCCTGATTCTTACTTTTTGGCCAACTCCCAATGGGTCTGGGCTTCATTCGAAAAAGGCTTCCATTTCTTTTTATGATACCCTCTTTAATATCTTCGTCGCCTTAATCATTTTCCCCATACTGCTGATTACCGTCATGGTTGGTCAAGAAAGAGTGAGTACCATCCATAGCGATATTCAACAAGTGACCGAGGCTCAATCTGAAATCATTCTAAACGACATCAGTCATTGGAGAAATCACCATCTTCATGCGGTAGAACAATTATCCACATTGGCTTCTGTAACAGATCTGGAGGATGTCGGCAATCTACAACTGCTTACGACTCATTTTACCCGTCAATTCCCAGATTTTCATAATATGTATATTGCTGATGCTAAAGGGACAACGATTGCTATTGAGCCCTTATATAATCAAGACGGAGACTCTACTTTAGGCTTGAATTTCTCAGATCGACCTTACTTTCAACAATTGATAGAGAAGACACGGCCCGTCATATCCGGTGTATTTTGGGAAAGGGGAGCCGTTTCGGAACCCATCGTGAATATAAGCGTTCCCATCCTGATCGAACACCAATTCCAGGGCGCTGCCGTAGGAGCTCTAAACCTTAATTATATCAATGAAAAAATCAAAACCATGACTGGGCAAACGAACCTTCACGTCACCATCCTGGATCACCACCAGAACGTCATAACAAGCACACGCCCTGCTGCTGTCGTGTTGACGCCATACAATTGGCAGCAGGGCGGGGAAATACGTTCTTTGACAAGTGATTTATATCATTGGTTCCCAGAAGAAATAAAAAATCCAATGCATCGTTGGGAAAAATCTTCGTATGTCAAGATTATGAAGATGAAAGAGCATGCCGAATGGACTATCATCGTGGAGTCTCCCATGGCCCTCTACAGGGATAGTTTGTATGTCTTTTATAACAAGATTCTAGCTATCCTGCTGCTTTTCGGACTGGTTGCTATTTTTACATCAACCATCATTAGCCGCTCGATTGTAAACCCTATTACTCAGTTAGCAGATACCACAACGGACTTACCTGACAAGATCATGGGAAAAAACTCGGTTCATTGGCCGGTTAGTTTCATGTCAGAAATTGTTATTCTAATTCACAATTTTAAGATGATGGCTGAAAAGCTTCAAAAGATGTTTCATGAAATTCAGTATTTGGCTTATTACGATAGCTTAACCGCTCTGCCTAACCGTCTTCTCTTTAAGCAGCAGACAGAGGCTATATTAAAACAAACAAAAATAGAGGGGCAGACAGCCGCTATTCTATTTTTCGATTTGGATCGGTTTAAGGTCATTAATGATACGCTTGGCCATTCGACCGGTGATCTACTGCTTCAAAAGGTTGCTGAAAGATTGAGAAATTGCTTTAGACATGATGACGTCCTTTCTCGCATGGGCGGGGACGAATTCACTGCTGTTTTGCCGAACATCACTCGTGAGCAAACAGCAGAAGTGGCTCGGCGCATTCTGGATGCCGTGTCCCAACCGATCCATATTAAAGGTCATGAATTATTTATTACCGCAAGTATTGGAATCGGCATGTACCCGGACGATGGACTGGATCATCAGGCACTTGTTAAGAACGCCGATCAAGCCATGTATTCAGCTAAAGATAAAGGCAAAAACACGTATTCATTCTATACGGAAGAAATGGATGAAGCCTCCTCGAATCAAATAATTCTTGAAACCATGATGCATAAAGCATTGGACCAGCAGGAATTTTTGCTTTACTATCAGCCTAAAATGAACGCGATGTCTGGAGCTTTAACCGGACTGGAGGCTTTGATTCGTTGGCCGCATCCGGAAAAAGGGTGGATTTCCCCGGCAGACTTTATTCCTGCCGCTGAAGAAACGGGCCTGATCCATCCCATTGGAGAGTGGGTATTGCGCTGCGCCTGCGCCCAAAATAAAGCTTGGCAGGACGCCGGGTATCCGGCGGTTTCCGTTTCCGTTAATCTGTCTGTAAGACAATTTAGAGAGCAAAGCCTGGTTCATCTCATCTCTGAAGTGCTGCAGGAGACCGGGCTGGATCCACAATATCTGGAACTCGAAATCACGGAGAACATCAGCGTTCATAATATGGAATATGTGCTTTCTGTTCTGCATCAAATCAAAAGGTTAGGAGTCAAAATTTCAATAGATGATTTCGGGACGGGCTACTCTTCACTTAGCTATCTCAAAAAGTTTCCGATCGATCAGTTGAAAATTGATCAGTCCTTCATTCGGGATATCCAGCATCAACGGGAAGACTATGCCATTGTTAAAGCGATTATTTCCATGGCGCACAGTCTCGGGCTTAACGTTGTTGCTGAAGGCGTGGAGACAGAGGGTCAATTCTCTCTATTACGCAAAATGAATTGTAATGAAATTCAAGGTTTCTTCGTCAGCGAGCCCTTTCCGCCTGAACAGATTGAGAAGGTTTTAACAACAAAATAA
- a CDS encoding iron-containing alcohol dehydrogenase produces MNRYTIPRDIYYGEGSLEILKTIKGKKATIVIGGQSIKKSGYLEKTESYLREAGFETQLIEGIEPDPTIKAAQEGAQKMLEFEPDWIISVGGGSPIDAAKLMWIMYEYPELNFNQIKAPNPIPELRKKARFVAVSTTSGTGTDVSPFSVITDHETGTKYPVFTYDITPDISILDPELTYSMPPLIVAYTGMDALTHGIEAYVSRANNPFTDPMAMQSIKMSVDNIEKSFAGDKKAREAMHYAQAMAGIAFSNGFLGIVHSLAHKSGAILNIPHGCANAIYLPYVIDFNKKADASRFADIARMLGLSGNSDDELVDSLTELLQGLNKKMGLPLTLKEFGVNEAEFEKHLDSMSANAIHDPCTPSNPRDVTAEDMKRLYIAAFKGEKVNF; encoded by the coding sequence ATGAACCGTTATACCATTCCTAGAGATATATACTATGGGGAAGGTTCCCTAGAAATTTTGAAGACAATTAAAGGAAAAAAAGCAACGATCGTTATCGGAGGCCAGTCGATTAAGAAATCGGGGTATCTCGAAAAAACCGAATCCTATTTGCGGGAAGCGGGCTTTGAAACCCAGTTAATTGAAGGGATTGAACCCGATCCGACCATCAAAGCCGCTCAAGAAGGCGCCCAAAAGATGCTGGAATTTGAGCCTGACTGGATTATTTCTGTTGGCGGCGGTTCTCCGATCGATGCAGCCAAGCTGATGTGGATCATGTACGAATACCCTGAACTGAATTTTAATCAAATTAAAGCTCCTAATCCGATTCCTGAGCTGAGGAAAAAGGCACGTTTTGTGGCCGTCTCAACGACAAGCGGTACCGGGACGGATGTATCGCCTTTCTCCGTCATAACGGATCATGAAACAGGGACGAAATATCCTGTGTTTACCTATGACATCACTCCGGATATCTCGATTTTAGATCCGGAGCTCACGTATTCCATGCCGCCTCTGATTGTGGCCTACACGGGTATGGATGCTTTAACCCACGGGATTGAGGCTTACGTGTCCAGAGCGAACAATCCGTTTACTGACCCCATGGCCATGCAGTCCATCAAAATGTCCGTGGACAACATTGAAAAATCGTTTGCGGGTGACAAAAAAGCAAGAGAGGCCATGCATTATGCTCAAGCTATGGCTGGCATCGCCTTCTCTAACGGCTTTCTAGGAATTGTACACAGCTTGGCTCATAAAAGTGGCGCCATCCTGAATATTCCGCATGGCTGCGCCAATGCCATTTACTTGCCTTACGTGATTGATTTCAATAAAAAAGCCGATGCTTCCCGTTTTGCCGATATTGCAAGAATGCTTGGATTAAGCGGAAACAGCGATGACGAGCTGGTGGATTCCTTAACCGAGTTGCTTCAGGGCCTTAACAAAAAAATGGGGCTTCCGTTAACGCTGAAGGAGTTTGGCGTCAATGAAGCCGAATTCGAGAAGCATCTGGACTCTATGTCAGCCAATGCAATTCATGATCCTTGCACGCCTTCCAACCCGCGGGATGTGACTGCGGAAGATATGAAGCGTCTTTACATCGCTGCATTTAAAGGCGAGAAAGTGAACTTCTAA
- a CDS encoding response regulator transcription factor, producing MKSMKGIKILLVDDEPHILQFLELGLTNEGFEVRTAPDGMNAVNLAQEFGPHVVILDVMMPGMDGFEVCRLLKKSGSNVAVIMLTAKDEVDDRVKGLTLGADDYVVKPFSFEELLARIGARLRNQFPSLFGEVAFGPFRIDDRRKEIIYQEQALELSPTEYELLKFLVINHGIVLSKTKILDKVWGYDFGGEENIVEVYIRSLRDKLADKEHRLIRTLRGAGYRVDLP from the coding sequence ATGAAAAGCATGAAAGGTATCAAAATACTGCTGGTCGATGACGAACCGCACATCTTGCAATTTCTGGAGCTGGGATTGACGAATGAAGGTTTCGAGGTCCGAACTGCGCCCGACGGCATGAACGCCGTCAATCTGGCACAAGAGTTCGGACCGCATGTCGTCATATTGGACGTAATGATGCCGGGCATGGACGGTTTCGAAGTGTGCCGGCTGCTGAAGAAAAGCGGGAGCAATGTTGCTGTCATTATGTTGACCGCAAAAGACGAAGTGGATGATCGGGTCAAAGGATTGACCCTGGGAGCGGACGATTATGTTGTCAAACCATTCAGCTTTGAAGAGCTGCTCGCACGCATTGGCGCACGGCTGCGCAATCAATTTCCTAGCCTCTTCGGCGAAGTAGCGTTCGGCCCCTTTCGGATTGATGACCGCAGAAAAGAGATTATTTATCAGGAGCAAGCGCTGGAGCTCTCTCCAACGGAATACGAGCTGCTTAAATTTCTGGTGATCAACCACGGCATCGTACTGAGCAAAACGAAAATTTTAGATAAGGTTTGGGGATACGACTTCGGAGGGGAAGAGAATATCGTCGAGGTATACATTCGTTCCTTGCGGGATAAATTGGCTGACAAAGAGCACCGGTTGATCCGGACGCTCAGGGGTGCCGGTTACCGGGTCGATTTGCCATGA
- a CDS encoding HAMP domain-containing sensor histidine kinase — translation MIRSHLKPVKRWLAPHSLRFQLLTRSLFILAALLVLIGALQYVLMKNFLYQNKAETMTAQMRTFPRDVLTRPNLLSDRPAGENAPGMKPEPSRSRGPVLFLPDTSLAYIGHNGSFTDLTEENGAPSPRLSDEEYHALQEQDHRGRTAYRVVRNEEGTEQLIVFRPIGGQDGGVLQMGTATSPIQDVVMRQLLTFGALAFLALAGGLALYLPVLRRTLNPLNKMVRAVERTDAGNLAERFPTGQGQLEIDRLAESFNSMLERLETSFKAEREAKEQMRRFIADASHELRTPLTSIHGFLEVLLRGAADRPEQLYPALNSMHGESKRIKKLVEDLLMLAKLDRSPQLLLKETRLDGLIQEMEPQLRMLAGSRAVRFELTAGIRGIYDSDKIKQVILNLFHNAVQHTDPENGVITVILSSSRNQAELKLCDNGPGITEEHVPHVFERFYRSDASRTRKYGGAGLGLSITKSIVEAHNGIIAVESNPGEGCLFSVRLPAL, via the coding sequence ATGATCAGGAGCCACCTCAAGCCTGTAAAACGGTGGTTGGCTCCCCACTCGCTGCGTTTCCAGCTGCTTACCCGCTCCTTATTCATTTTGGCAGCCCTTCTCGTGCTGATCGGGGCGCTGCAATATGTGTTAATGAAAAATTTTTTATACCAGAACAAGGCGGAAACGATGACAGCCCAAATGAGGACATTCCCACGGGATGTGTTAACCCGGCCCAATCTGCTTTCAGACCGACCGGCCGGAGAAAACGCACCTGGGATGAAGCCTGAACCCAGCCGTTCAAGGGGGCCTGTTCTGTTCCTTCCAGATACGTCGCTTGCCTATATCGGTCATAACGGAAGCTTTACCGATTTAACCGAGGAGAATGGGGCGCCCTCGCCCCGTTTATCCGATGAGGAATACCATGCCTTGCAGGAGCAGGATCACCGGGGGCGGACCGCTTACCGGGTTGTACGAAACGAGGAAGGGACCGAGCAGTTGATTGTGTTCCGGCCCATCGGCGGACAGGATGGCGGAGTGCTTCAAATGGGGACGGCCACGAGTCCGATCCAGGACGTGGTCATGCGGCAGCTTCTGACGTTCGGCGCGCTGGCCTTTCTTGCTTTAGCAGGCGGCTTGGCGCTCTATTTGCCGGTTCTTCGCCGCACGCTGAATCCGCTTAATAAGATGGTAAGAGCTGTCGAGCGAACGGATGCCGGAAATTTGGCCGAAAGGTTCCCCACTGGGCAAGGGCAGCTCGAGATCGACCGCTTAGCCGAGTCCTTTAACAGCATGCTTGAGCGGCTGGAAACGTCCTTCAAGGCTGAACGGGAAGCGAAGGAGCAAATGCGGCGGTTCATTGCCGACGCCTCCCATGAATTGCGTACACCTTTGACGTCCATTCACGGCTTTCTGGAGGTGCTGCTGCGCGGGGCTGCCGACAGGCCGGAGCAGCTGTATCCCGCCTTGAACAGCATGCACGGAGAATCGAAACGGATCAAGAAGCTCGTAGAGGATCTGTTGATGCTGGCCAAGCTCGATCGTTCCCCCCAGCTTCTATTGAAGGAAACACGGCTGGATGGACTGATCCAGGAAATGGAGCCGCAACTGCGGATGCTTGCTGGAAGCCGGGCCGTTCGATTCGAACTGACAGCAGGCATCCGCGGGATATACGATTCAGATAAAATCAAACAAGTCATCTTAAACCTGTTTCACAATGCAGTTCAGCATACTGACCCGGAGAATGGGGTGATTACGGTCATCTTGTCGTCCAGTCGGAACCAGGCCGAGCTGAAGCTGTGCGATAACGGTCCCGGTATCACCGAAGAGCACGTTCCCCATGTGTTTGAACGGTTCTACCGCAGCGATGCTTCGCGAACGCGCAAATACGGCGGCGCAGGGCTCGGGCTGTCGATCACCAAATCGATTGTGGAAGCCCATAACGGTATCATCGCTGTTGAGAGCAACCCCGGTGAAGGCTGCCTGTTTTCCGTTCGTCTGCCCGCTCTTTGA
- a CDS encoding LacI family DNA-binding transcriptional regulator, translating to MKVTIDDVALKAGVSKATVSRVLNKNYQYIAEDTKERVLKAIEQLDYRPNALAKGLKSMKTNVMGLVLSNLRNPFWSQVLEGIEDVCKHYGYNLMIANSRDSLESEEEHIRGFGLRKVDGIIVNPTTGLNPLFQTLSQKQFPLVFLNRKVEGVTADTVVVDNIKGSRMAVEHLVRLHKRKIAIFLYPPNGISPRLERIEGYRIAMEENGLPVQPDWIKIVRNKEECQTEIGKLLETGLPDAIFATSSILTLEILDALKELGLSVPKDIAVLGYDETAWAKHLDPPMTTIEQPAYEMGKVSAERLIRRVNNKTDSALETILLEPTLIVRRSCGEALR from the coding sequence ATGAAGGTAACCATCGATGATGTAGCGCTTAAGGCAGGGGTATCCAAGGCGACGGTTTCGCGCGTGTTGAATAAAAACTATCAATACATTGCAGAAGATACGAAAGAACGCGTGCTGAAAGCGATTGAACAGCTGGATTATCGGCCGAACGCGCTGGCCAAAGGCTTGAAGTCGATGAAGACAAACGTAATGGGACTTGTACTCTCGAATCTGCGGAACCCGTTCTGGTCGCAAGTACTGGAGGGTATAGAGGACGTTTGCAAACATTACGGATACAACCTGATGATCGCCAATTCCCGTGACAGTCTGGAATCGGAAGAGGAGCATATCAGGGGCTTCGGCTTACGCAAGGTGGACGGCATCATCGTGAACCCTACAACGGGGTTGAACCCATTATTCCAGACCTTGTCCCAAAAGCAATTCCCGTTGGTGTTTCTCAACCGTAAAGTGGAGGGCGTGACAGCCGATACGGTCGTTGTAGACAACATCAAAGGCTCGCGCATGGCCGTGGAGCATCTCGTTCGTCTCCATAAGCGGAAAATTGCCATTTTTCTTTATCCGCCCAACGGGATCAGTCCACGTCTCGAGCGGATCGAGGGATACCGAATAGCCATGGAAGAAAACGGTTTGCCGGTCCAACCGGATTGGATCAAAATCGTCCGAAACAAAGAGGAATGCCAAACCGAAATCGGAAAGCTATTGGAAACGGGGCTCCCGGATGCGATATTTGCCACGAGCAGCATCCTCACGCTGGAGATTTTGGATGCCTTGAAGGAGCTGGGGCTTTCGGTACCCAAAGACATCGCTGTGCTGGGCTACGATGAAACCGCATGGGCAAAGCATCTCGATCCGCCCATGACAACCATTGAACAACCTGCTTACGAGATGGGTAAGGTGTCCGCTGAGCGCCTGATCCGCAGAGTTAATAACAAAACGGACTCTGCATTGGAAACGATACTGCTGGAACCGACGCTCATTGTCCGCCGTTCCTGCGGGGAAGCGTTAAGATAA